The window ATCAGCTCCATGCGGAAGCGGCCGATGTCGAACTGCTTGAGCTCGAAGTCGCCCGCGTAGCCGATGTGGCGCGGCGCCTCGCCGCTGATCGGGAACCAGCGGCGGAAGAACCCCATCGTCGCGTCGATGTCGCGCACCGCCACCGACAGGTGATCGAAGCGCATGCGCGCGTCGACGCCGGGCATGGCCACGATGCGCGGCGCGACGCTCTCGGGCGGATCGTCGAGCTCGGGCACCTGCCAGAGCTGGATCAGCATGCCGTGCGCCGAGCGCGGCGAGACGAACGCCGTCTTGACGTCGTCGCTGATCGCGAAGCGGTCGACGATGCGCAGCCCGTCGCGCTCCATGCGCTCGACGAGCGGATCGAGCGCGTCGATCTCGAGCGACAGGTGGTGCAGCCCCTCGCCGCGGCGCTCGAGGAAGCGCTCGACGAAGCTGCCCGGTCGCGCGCTCTCGATCAGCTCCATCTTGATGTGCCCGACGTAGAAGTCGCACCAGCGGAAGTCGTCGGTGTAGCCCGGGCGCTTCTCGGTGTTCATGCGCACCGGCAGGTAGCGGGAGAAGAACTCGAGGGCCTCGTCGATCGAGCGGACGGCGATCGAGAAGTGGTCGACGCGGAGCTTCATCCCGCTGGTCTTAGAACGCGGGGCCATCTGCCGCGAGGACGCGCGCCGCTCGGCACGTCCGGCGGAGCGTGCAGCGCGGCGGCGCATGCGGCTCGCAGCGGTCTGCCGAAGCGGGGCGAGATGATAGAAGCGCCGACGTGCTCGAGCGCGTCCGCATCGTGCTGGTGCGCCCGCGTCGCGGCGGCAACGTCGGCGCCGCGGCGCGCGTCCTGAAGAACATGGGGCTCGGCGAGCTCGTGCTGGTCGCACCGCGCACCCGCGTCGGCGCGGTCGGCGAGCGCATGGCGGCGCACGCCCGCGACTTGCTCGCGCGCCGCCGCGTCGTCCCCGACCTGCCGAGCGCGCTGCACGACTGCGTGCTGGCGGTCGGCACCGCGGGGCGCGACCTCGCGCAGCTCACGAGCCTCGAGCCGCGCGCGGCGGCGATCGAGATCGTTCGCGAGGCGCGGCGCGGGCCGGTGGCGGTCGTGTTCGGACCCGAGGACCACGGGCTGTCGAACGCCGAGCTCGGGCTCTGTCAGCGGCTCGTGCGCATCCCGACGAGCGACGCCTACCCGTCGCTGAACCTCGCGCAGGCGGTCGCGGTGTGTGGCTACGAGCTGCGGCTCGCGGCGCTCGCGCAGGCCGACGACGTCGCGCCGGCCGTGGAGCGCGCCGCCGACGACGAGTGCGCGCCCGCGACCAGCGCCGAGCGCGAGGCGCTGCTCGCGCACCTCGAGCAGGCGCTGGGCGCGGTCGGCTTCCTCTCGCGCCAGAATCCCGGCCACATCCTCGCCGACGTGCGCTCGCTGCTCGCGCGCGCCGGGCTCACGCGGCGCGACGTGCGCATCTGGCGCGGCATCGCGCGGCAGATGCTGTGGGCCGCGAGCCGCGGCGAGGTCCGCGCGCGCGACGCGCAGAGCGGCGCTGCGAAAGACGAAGAGCGGACGCTCAGCGACGCGACGGGCTCAGCGACCGCACCTGCCGCACGACGACGCCGTTGATGCCGCCGCGCTCGACGAGCGTGCCGCGCACCTCGACCTTGCTCGCGACGTGCTCGAGGAGCGGGTTCGGCTGCGGCCCGGCGGTGAGATCCTGCACGAGGACGTAGAGCGTCTTCGTCTTGTCGTCGAGGATGCCGAGATCCTGACCGGCGCGCGCGCAGGCGAGCGCGCACGGCTTGTGTAGCTCGCCGCGCCGGTTGCCGATGATGAAGCACCCGGTCTCGACGACCTCGCCGCGCAGCACGGTCTCGCGCGGCACGTCCGACGACGCGGGCGCCGCCAGGGCGCGCGCGGCGTCAAGCAGCGGCGGTGCGGCGAGCAGCGCTGCGGCGAGCCACGCCGCCGCAAGGCGCGGCGCATGACGACGCATGCGCCGGGCGTCGGCGCCGTGCGGTGCTTGACGGGCGTGCCGATCGTGCATGGCTGCGGCGTCTAGCGGCCGGGTTGCGGAAATGCCAGAGCTGCGACGCGCGCCGCTTCGCCAGTCTCGTTTCTGGGAAATCGCGGACGCGGCGCGCGCGCGTCACTCCTCGAGGATCCCGATGCCGTCCGGGAAGTCGAGGCCGCCGTCCATCGTGATCGGCGGCTGCGGCACGCCGTCGACGAAGTGGATCTTGCGCACGGTGCCGAGGTTCGGGCCGGGGCCGATGCCGCCGCCGCGGACCACGAGGCCGATGTCGGCGTAGTAGAGCGTCCCGGCGGAGTCGATGCCGATGCCGAGCGGCGAGCCGGTCGAGTAGGGCTCGGGGCCGAGCGTCTCGCCGGGCGGCGGCTCGAGGACGCGGCGCACGAAACGTCCTGCGGCGTCGTACTCGGCGATCACGCCGTTGATGACGCTCGAGACGTAGAAGCCGCCCGACGGGCTGCCGACGACGCCGTTCGGCGTCGCGGCGTTCTCGTCGGCGGGAATGAACAGGCGTTTCTCGACGGCGTCGGCGAGCGGCGCCCCGGTCGCGTCGACCCGGCCGCAGCCGCCGCTCGCGTCGTTGCTGGTCGGGAAGGGCGGCTCGTAGAGCCAGATGCCCGGCTCGACGCGCGCGCTCGCGACGTACACGCGATCCTCGGCGTCGACC is drawn from Candidatus Binatia bacterium and contains these coding sequences:
- a CDS encoding VOC family protein — protein: MKLRVDHFSIAVRSIDEALEFFSRYLPVRMNTEKRPGYTDDFRWCDFYVGHIKMELIESARPGSFVERFLERRGEGLHHLSLEIDALDPLVERMERDGLRIVDRFAISDDVKTAFVSPRSAHGMLIQLWQVPELDDPPESVAPRIVAMPGVDARMRFDHLSVAVRDIDATMGFFRRWFPISGEAPRHIGYAGDFELKQFDIGRFRMELIADANGKSFVLPFLAKRGEGFHHLSIDVDRLDPLLERMKADGVRIVDEADIGGGYKTAFVSPRSAHGVLIQFWQIPNIEAPTW
- a CDS encoding RNA methyltransferase yields the protein MLERVRIVLVRPRRGGNVGAAARVLKNMGLGELVLVAPRTRVGAVGERMAAHARDLLARRRVVPDLPSALHDCVLAVGTAGRDLAQLTSLEPRAAAIEIVREARRGPVAVVFGPEDHGLSNAELGLCQRLVRIPTSDAYPSLNLAQAVAVCGYELRLAALAQADDVAPAVERAADDECAPATSAEREALLAHLEQALGAVGFLSRQNPGHILADVRSLLARAGLTRRDVRIWRGIARQMLWAASRGEVRARDAQSGAAKDEERTLSDATGSATAPAARRRR